In a genomic window of Glycine max cultivar Williams 82 chromosome 13, Glycine_max_v4.0, whole genome shotgun sequence:
- the LOC100798023 gene encoding serine carboxypeptidase-like 18 isoform X1, translating to MQWFIDHPKFSSNPFYIGGGSYSGMITGPLVQQVYEGYKARRKPLMNIKGYVLASPAVDGFREQNMKVLYAYQRSLIPEALYKSMKENCNGDYINIDPENTKCVSDYSVYVELVRYINEQQIMEPLCITTPGVNREILQEVQDPPTFWCRSYYHILVDTWANDENVRKALHVREGTKEEFLRCNRTMAYTTTRLNTVEFYRNLTNANLEALVYCADLDMNVPHLGTQYWINSFNTSIRDKWRAWFVDGQVAGYTEVHKTKEDHYLTYVIVKGAGHVAQTFKPKEVYHLINRWFSFSLI from the exons ATGCAGTGGTTTATTGATCATCCAAAGTTTAGCTCAAATCCTTTTTACATTGGTGGTGGCTCATATTCAGGAATGATCACTGGTCCTCTTGTTCAACAAGTATATGAAG GATACAAAGCAAGACGCAAGCCACTCATGAACATCAAA GGTTATGTACTCGCGAGCCCAGCTGTTGACGGGTTTCGAGAGCAGAACATGAAAGTTTTATATGCATACCAAAGGAGTCTTATACCAGAAGCGCTCTACAAG TCAATGAAAGAAAATTGTAACGGGGATTATATAAACATTGATCCAGAAAACACAAAGTGTGTCTCAGATTATAGTGTTTATGTTGAG CTTGTTCGTTACATAAACGAACAACAAATTATGGAACCTCTTTGTATTACTACGCCTGGCGTGAATCGAGAAATCCTACAAGAAGTTCAAGATCCTCCAACATTTTGGTGTAGA AGCTATTATCATATCCTTGTTGACACATGGGCAAATGATGAAAATGTGCGGAAGGCCCTTCATGTAAGAGAG GGAACTAAAGAGGAATTCCTGAGATGCAACAGAACCATGGCATACACCACAACTCGGCTAAACACAGTAGAATTTTATCGGAATCTCACTAATGCCAATCTCGAAGCTCTCGTTTACtg TGCTGATCTTGATATGAATGTACCACACCTGGGTACACAATATTGGATCAATTCATTCAACACGAGCATACGTGACAAATGGCGTGCATGGTTTGTTGACGGTCAAGTGGCTGG ATACACAGAAGTCCACAAAACGAAAGAAGACCACTACTTAACATATGTGATCGTGAAG GGCGCTGGACATGTGGCCCAGACATTTAAACCCAAGGAAGTTTATCATTTGATCAATAGAtggttttcattttctcttatttaa
- the LOC100798023 gene encoding serine carboxypeptidase-like 18 isoform X2 produces MKGYVLASPAVDGFREQNMKVLYAYQRSLIPEALYKSMKENCNGDYINIDPENTKCVSDYSVYVELVRYINEQQIMEPLCITTPGVNREILQEVQDPPTFWCRSYYHILVDTWANDENVRKALHVREGTKEEFLRCNRTMAYTTTRLNTVEFYRNLTNANLEALVYCADLDMNVPHLGTQYWINSFNTSIRDKWRAWFVDGQVAGYTEVHKTKEDHYLTYVIVKGAGHVAQTFKPKEVYHLINRWFSFSLI; encoded by the exons ATGAAG GGTTATGTACTCGCGAGCCCAGCTGTTGACGGGTTTCGAGAGCAGAACATGAAAGTTTTATATGCATACCAAAGGAGTCTTATACCAGAAGCGCTCTACAAG TCAATGAAAGAAAATTGTAACGGGGATTATATAAACATTGATCCAGAAAACACAAAGTGTGTCTCAGATTATAGTGTTTATGTTGAG CTTGTTCGTTACATAAACGAACAACAAATTATGGAACCTCTTTGTATTACTACGCCTGGCGTGAATCGAGAAATCCTACAAGAAGTTCAAGATCCTCCAACATTTTGGTGTAGA AGCTATTATCATATCCTTGTTGACACATGGGCAAATGATGAAAATGTGCGGAAGGCCCTTCATGTAAGAGAG GGAACTAAAGAGGAATTCCTGAGATGCAACAGAACCATGGCATACACCACAACTCGGCTAAACACAGTAGAATTTTATCGGAATCTCACTAATGCCAATCTCGAAGCTCTCGTTTACtg TGCTGATCTTGATATGAATGTACCACACCTGGGTACACAATATTGGATCAATTCATTCAACACGAGCATACGTGACAAATGGCGTGCATGGTTTGTTGACGGTCAAGTGGCTGG ATACACAGAAGTCCACAAAACGAAAGAAGACCACTACTTAACATATGTGATCGTGAAG GGCGCTGGACATGTGGCCCAGACATTTAAACCCAAGGAAGTTTATCATTTGATCAATAGAtggttttcattttctcttatttaa